From a region of the Enterobacter sp. JBIWA008 genome:
- a CDS encoding sugar kinase, which produces MSKKIAVIGECMIELSQKGAEVSRGFGGDTLNTSVYIARQVAPDALTVNYVTALGTDSFSQQMLEAWQSEHVGTSLIQRMENRLPGLYYIETDSTGERTFYYWRNEAAAKFWLESDAAAAICEELATFDYLYLSGISLAILSPTSREKLLSLLRKCRTNGGKVIFDNNYRPRLWASREETQQVYQQMLQCTDIAFLTLDDEDALWGQKPVEEVIARTQAAGVSEVVIKRGADSCLVAVAGEALVDVPAVKLAKEKVIDTTAAGDSFSAGYLAVRLTGGTPEAAAQRGHLTASTVIQYRGAIIPREAMPV; this is translated from the coding sequence ATGTCCAAAAAAATTGCCGTGATTGGCGAATGCATGATTGAACTGTCACAAAAAGGCGCTGAAGTCAGCCGCGGATTTGGTGGCGATACGTTAAACACGTCCGTTTATATTGCCCGTCAGGTCGCACCTGACGCGCTTACCGTGAACTACGTTACCGCCCTGGGTACGGACAGCTTCAGCCAGCAAATGCTGGAGGCCTGGCAGAGTGAACATGTTGGAACGTCGCTGATTCAGCGTATGGAAAACCGCCTCCCGGGGCTTTACTACATCGAAACCGACAGCACCGGCGAACGCACGTTTTATTACTGGCGTAACGAAGCCGCGGCCAAATTCTGGCTGGAGAGCGACGCGGCCGCGGCAATCTGCGAAGAACTGGCGACATTTGACTATCTCTATCTGAGCGGGATCAGCCTGGCGATTTTAAGCCCCACCAGCCGTGAAAAGCTGCTCTCGCTGCTGCGCAAATGCCGTACCAACGGCGGTAAGGTTATTTTCGATAACAACTATCGCCCGCGCCTGTGGGCCAGCCGCGAAGAGACGCAGCAGGTCTATCAGCAGATGCTGCAGTGCACCGACATCGCCTTCCTGACGCTCGACGATGAAGACGCCCTATGGGGTCAGAAACCGGTTGAAGAGGTGATTGCACGCACGCAGGCGGCTGGCGTGAGCGAAGTGGTCATTAAGCGCGGTGCGGATTCGTGCCTGGTCGCGGTGGCGGGCGAAGCGCTGGTTGACGTTCCGGCGGTGAAGCTTGCTAAAGAGAAAGTGATTGATACCACGGCGGCAGGTGATTCATTCAGCGCGGGGTATCTGGCGGTACGTCTGACGGGTGGAACGCCGGAAGCGGCGGCACAGCGCGGGCACCTGACGGCCAGCACCGTGATTCAGTATCGCGGGGCGATTATTCCGCGCGAGGCGATGCCTGTTTAA
- a CDS encoding pitrilysin family protein, translating into MQGTKIRLLTGGLLMMAAASYVQADALQPDPAWQQGTLANGFQWQVLATPQRPSDRIEIRLSINTGSLTESTQQTGFSHFIPRLALTQSGSLQAVQVRSLWQQAIDPKRPLPPAVVSYDYTMFNLSLPNNRNDLLKEALTYLSDASGNLAITPDTVNYALSNSDMVATWPGDTKEGWWRYRLKGSTLLGHDPAEPLKQPVDAEQVKSFYQKWYTPDAMTLIVVGNVDSRAVVEQINKAFGDLKGKRETPAPVPTLSPLRAEPVSIMTDTVRQDRLSVMWDNAWQPIRESAAMLRYWRADLAREALFWHVQQTLSKNNVKNIGLGFDCRVLFQRAQCAINVESPGDKLNANLGVVAKELAKVRKEGLSEEEFNALVAQKKLELQKLFATYARADTDILISQRIRSLQNQVVDIAPEQYQKLRQDFLNGLTVDMLNQDLRQQLSQEMALILLQPKGEPEYDMKELQTTWDSIMATAPQPAQAATADDLHPDATDIPQGQ; encoded by the coding sequence ATGCAGGGCACAAAAATTCGACTCTTAACCGGCGGTTTGCTGATGATGGCAGCAGCCAGTTATGTGCAGGCAGATGCGCTCCAGCCAGACCCGGCCTGGCAACAAGGGACATTAGCGAACGGTTTTCAGTGGCAGGTTTTAGCCACTCCGCAACGTCCCAGTGACCGTATAGAAATCCGTCTGTCTATTAATACCGGTTCCCTCACGGAAAGCACTCAGCAAACCGGTTTTAGCCATTTTATTCCCCGGCTGGCGCTCACGCAGAGCGGCAGCCTGCAAGCGGTTCAGGTGCGTTCCCTATGGCAGCAGGCCATCGATCCGAAACGCCCACTCCCTCCGGCTGTGGTCTCGTATGACTACACCATGTTTAACCTGAGCCTGCCTAATAACCGTAACGACCTGCTAAAAGAAGCGCTTACGTATCTCTCTGATGCCTCTGGCAATCTGGCAATTACGCCGGACACCGTCAACTATGCGTTGAGCAACAGTGACATGGTGGCGACCTGGCCTGGGGATACCAAAGAGGGCTGGTGGCGTTACCGCCTGAAGGGCTCAACGTTATTGGGACATGACCCGGCCGAACCGCTGAAACAGCCGGTGGACGCCGAACAGGTAAAATCGTTCTACCAGAAGTGGTACACCCCGGACGCGATGACGCTGATTGTGGTGGGTAACGTGGACAGCCGCGCGGTGGTTGAGCAGATCAACAAAGCGTTTGGTGATTTGAAAGGCAAGCGTGAAACGCCTGCCCCTGTCCCGACGCTCTCTCCGCTGCGTGCTGAGCCTGTCAGCATTATGACGGACACCGTGCGTCAGGATCGCCTCTCCGTCATGTGGGATAACGCCTGGCAGCCAATCCGTGAGTCCGCGGCGATGTTGCGCTACTGGCGTGCCGATCTGGCGCGTGAAGCGCTGTTCTGGCACGTTCAGCAGACGCTGAGCAAGAACAACGTCAAGAATATCGGTCTTGGTTTTGACTGCCGCGTCCTGTTCCAGCGTGCACAATGTGCCATTAACGTTGAATCACCTGGCGATAAGCTGAATGCCAACCTGGGCGTGGTCGCGAAAGAGCTGGCGAAAGTGCGCAAAGAGGGGCTTTCCGAAGAGGAATTCAATGCTCTCGTGGCGCAGAAAAAACTCGAGCTGCAGAAGCTGTTTGCGACCTACGCTCGCGCCGATACCGACATTCTGATAAGCCAGCGTATTCGCTCTCTGCAAAACCAGGTTGTCGACATTGCGCCTGAGCAATATCAGAAGTTGCGCCAGGATTTCCTGAACGGTCTGACCGTCGATATGCTCAATCAGGACCTCCGTCAGCAGCTGTCGCAGGAGATGGCGTTGATCCTTCTGCAGCCGAAGGGCGAGCCGGAATATGACATGAAGGAACTTCAGACGACCTGGGATTCCATTATGGCTACCGCGCCGCAGCCAGCGCAGGCCGCCACGGCTGATGATTTACATCCGGACGCGACGGATATTCCGCAGGGGCAGTAA